taatcaaaacaaaagaaaacacaagaaaACACTGTTAAAAATTAGGTACTTAGTTCTTTGGCTTTCATGTCAGGATTCAGTCTACTTTGGCTGTACATTTCTAGAATTTTCATCTCTTCATTAGAGAACTTGGGAGTTAGCATCACATTATCATAGTCAAATTCTTCATCAAGTGAGAAAGGCTGAACTTCATTCTCAGGTACCTCCTTTACATGCCTGTATGTGGGTTGTTCTGTTGGCCAGGCTTTTGGTTCAGGGTGAGAACGCTGGTTAAAAGAAGGCATATAGCCTGAGGCAGAGAAAAATGCTTCTTCTACCTCTCCTGGAAGCAATAGCAACTCTGGGATCAACTTGtagtcagtttcttcattcatgtCAAAATCTTCCAGATCTAGGAAATTGTCTATCTTTACCTTTTTTGTCTGATTTAGGTCGTCTTTAATGGAAATACCAACTTTTTGGCCTTCATCAATCATGATCTGCTCTTCCTCTTGAGGTTGTGATGCAAAACTGAGAGAGAGGTCCTTATTCCTGATGTGCTGACCATGAGGAGACACTACACTGGCAAAGATGTTTCTGGAAGAGTCCCTTCCAAGTGTTTGGCTCTTAATTACTTCATGAtcttctgaaaaatgagtgaAACTGTTCACAAATTCTTCATATGTCTGTCTGGGGCAATTAATAAACTGATCCAGGGCTTGTTCAGTTAACTGGTCTTCATTCACCATTCCCAATCTCAACAACTGAACAAACATGTTTTTGAACAGCTTATTCATCTTCTTTATTTGTAACTTATGCCACTCTTCTGAGGTCCCCTTTCACTCTATGATCTTCTTGAGCAGAAATGAGCTCAGGCTTCCTTCTCTCCAGAAGCAAGAGACTTGAACTACAAGTTATCTCTACATCTTTGACCCctcaaataatttcttaaaagaaagtGTTATTATAGGCTTTTGCTTTTAATAAGTAGTGATGAGAGCTTAGAAGCCTCCACAAAAGTTCTACTTCATTATGTCATGGCAGTGACTCTTagttctcaaaggctatgccaTAACAAGAtgagttctcttggttctaccaTATTGGAAAGAATGGGACTGAGTGCCTAGAGACAGAATTGAGTTTGTTGTCTCAAGACCCTGTCTAAATATGGAGAAGCTCATCACCAGGAGGCTTATCATCTCATTACTTCTTTGTCCATTGCAAGCCATGAATCAGAAACATACAAATGGCCCTTAGTACTGTGTGGCTCCCTTCCACTTTTATAGAGTGAGTGGCAGAAAGGGGTGCAAGTTTTACTAAGAATCAAAGATTTTAGATCAACTATGGACTTTAACCCAACTGgtattggagtcagaagacctccttttaaatcttgcctttgatactttctatatttgtttgtttgtttttaatttaaaaaattggttgTTGCATTTGTTTTCAGGTAtctatttccctctttccttcccctccccacattaCAGAagctatcatttgacaaaaaaatatatgtattataaaacTCTATTTTGctcatttctgtttatcagttctttctctggagctggacatatattttattctctagataatatttctgttgttgtatataatgttttcttggttctgtttgtttcttcataatttcatgtaggtctttccatttaaaaaaattaatgtccatgcttgtcatttcttagagctcagtagtattccatcacaattatatgccatgGAGCAACTAAATGGACATAGCTCAAAGGATtcagaggcaggcctagagaaaggaggtcccgagttcaaatatgacctcagatactttctaggtgtatgactctggaaaaattacttaaccccctCCCCCTCAACCCCACCCCAAccttgcctaactcttactgcttttctaccttcgaacaaattctaagacagaaagtaaggtttaaaagcaaaacaatcatatgccacaacttgtttagcccaATTGCTGGGTATctcctcaattttcagttctttgccactttaAAGAGAGTTGATATACATATTTTAGAATGTAtggggtattttcatatttttttctgatcactttaggaaacaGATCTAATAGGagaattgctgggtcaaaggttatacatgtgaccttgggaaagccacttaGTTTTCCTAGATTTCTTGAATTCCTTCATTATAAAATGAGGTATTTGGACTAGATCAGggattccctttaaaaaaataatccttaccttctgtcttagaatcacttttatgcattggttctaaggcagaagattgggacaggctaggcaatggggatttagtgatttgtctaggatcacacagctaggaaatatctgagaccagatatgaatctcggaccttccatttctagacctggatctcaattcactgagtcacctagctgcccccttaactcAGAGATTCTTTTCTTGGAGCCTATggatttgcttttaaaattattttgataactatatttcaatataattgatttctttaaaaattctatatttttagaGGTGTATTCACTAGTCTGTCAAGGAGTCCATggcataaaaaaaatcaagaacctTTTGAGGTCCTTGTCAGTTCTATATCCTTGATCCCATTACTTTTTAAATGCAACATTTATGTTTTGTCACCAAGAGTGGAATTCCTCCTTATCTGGAGGAAGTAaatcatattaatatttttttcgtACTATAAA
The window above is part of the Monodelphis domestica isolate mMonDom1 chromosome 7, mMonDom1.pri, whole genome shotgun sequence genome. Proteins encoded here:
- the LOC100019748 gene encoding intraflagellar transport-associated protein-like; its protein translation is MNKLFKNMFVQLLRLGMVNEDQLTEQALDQFINCPRQTYEEFVNSFTHFSEDHEVIKSQTLGRDSSRNIFASVVSPHGQHIRNKDLSLSFASQPQEEEQIMIDEGQKVGISIKDDLNQTKKVKIDNFLDLEDFDMNEETDYKLIPELLLLPGEVEEAFFSASGYMPSFNQRSHPEPKAWPTEQPTYRHVKEVPENEVQPFSLDEEFDYDNVMLTPKFSNEEMKILEMYSQSRLNPDMKAKELST